In the genome of Impatiens glandulifera chromosome 6, dImpGla2.1, whole genome shotgun sequence, the window aaattatgtataattaaaaaacattaatagaTATATCTAACATGTGTTTCTTTCTATCTCTCATAAAATGCCTAAGAATCCCTTTAAATTTCATCCTCACTTTGAGTACTAAGATTAATCAACACAACTATAATTTCTTTATGTTTTTAGGAAACTTAATATACACTATTTGGGATCACTAAATCTCGACTAAGATAACTCAAGTCAACAataaccaattttaaaattctcctttaaaaaattataaattaaaatcgaCCACATATGTGAATATATTCTATTtccttaaaaaaacaattaaaagtcaaatattcaaataaattaaaggaaGTTAATGACCTAATTATAGAATAAAAACacgttttcttttttctttttcatatttatttatttaaattattggtTCATATcctaatatttatctaaaaagatgccctttatttttatatactttgatttgtattctttttttaataatttaaaatattgttaaaataagtTACAAAATGAAATGGATTAAGACAGTGATTAATTAGATGAAAGAATTAATCTTATTTAGAcgtaattcaaaattatatatatatataatttttaaagtgtctagattgcCGGGttaagagctgtggttaatttgaatatatatgtgagagtaatgaatatttggatcaaattttgggttgacccgcccataaacttaaaacggttaaaaatataattaaaaatgctataggtatggttcaaacttacaacataacaaaacaaatacaagcctttaaccaactaggataataacactttatattttaaatttaacaccaaatttgatgaacgcaaaacattttaataatataagtttaactttttaattaactaatctatatatatatatatataatgatgcttaatttttaaagtgtccgaattgccggatcgagagttgtggttaatttggatatatatgtgagagtaaatggatacttgggtcagattgtgggttgacccgcccataaacttaaaacggttaaaaataaaattaaaaatgctataggtatgacgacttgcaatctaacaaaacaagcacaaccctttaaccaactagacttataacactttatattttaaatttaacaccaaatttgatgaacgcggaacattttaataatataaattcaacattttattaactaatatatatatatatgtgtataatGATgcgtattttttaaaatgtctggattgtcgggtcgaaagctgtggttaatttggatatatatgtgagagtaaatggatacttgggtcggattgtgggttgacccgcccataaatttaaaaaggttaaaaataaaattaaaaatactataggtatggttcgaacttacaacataacaaaacaaatacaaccctttaaccaattaggctaataacactaaatattttaatttcaacaccaaatttgatgaacgcgggacattttaacaatataagtttaactttttaactaactaatatatatatatatatatatatatatatatatatatatatatatatatatatatatatatatatatatatatatatatataatgatgcttaatttttaaagtgtccggattgccgggtcgagagctgtggttaatttggatatatatgtgagagtaaatggatacttggggtcggattgtgggttgactcgtccataaacttaaaacggttaaaaataaaataaaaaatgctataagtatggttcaaacttgcaaactaacaaaaaaaagtacaactccttaaccaactaggttaataacactttatattttaaattcaataccaaatttgatgaacgcatgtcattttaacaatataagttcaaaattttaactaactaatctctatatatataatgatgcttaatttttaaagtcttCGTAttttcgggtcgagagctgtggttaatttggatatatatgtgagactaaatggatacttgagtcggattgtgggttgacccgcccataaacttaaaacggttaaaaataaaattaaaaatgctataaataGGTATgacgaacttgcaacctaacaaaataagtacaacttttaactaactaagctaataacactttatattttaaattcaacaccaaatttgatgaacgcgagacattttaacaatataagtttaactttttaactaactaatctatatatataatgattattaatttttaaagcgTCCGGATTGCCGGCCCGAAAGCTatgtttaatttggatatatatatgtgagcaaatgaatacttgggtcggattgtgggttgacccgcccataaacttaaaacggttaaaaaaataaaattaaaaatgctataggtatggttcgaacttacaacctaacaaaacaagtataaccctttaaccaactaaggtaataacactttatattttagattaacactaaatttgatgaacgcagaaCATTTTAACactataagttcaactttttaactaaccaatctatatatatatatacattaatgataattaatttttaaagtgtccggattgccgggttaagagttgtggttagtttggatatatatgtgagagtaaatggatacttgggtcggattgtggttgacccgcccataaacataaaacggttaaaaataaaattaaaaatgctataggtatggttcgaacttacaacctaataatatgtgagagtaaatgaatatttggatcggattgtgggttgacctgcccataaacatttttaccgtaatatttttttcagggtttttttatattattactcgtgtaaatgcaCGGAATACATGCTAGTATTCTATAAATTTCGGTACTATATTaatgtctaaattaattattaccaTTTAAAACATTGGTCTTCTATtacatcaaatattaattaagctTACAcgtaatttcattttttttctctagatTTTCTACAATGGTAATTTCTcttagtaatattttataaatctctCGTTACATATTATAgcctaaattaattattaccaTTTAAAACATTGGTCTTCTATTATATATAGGGAATTCacatcaaatattataaattaagcttttacatcaaatattaattaagctTACAcgtaatttcatttttttttctagattttCTACAATGGTAATTTCTCTTagtaatattttacaaatatcttGTTACATACTATAgcctaaattaattattaccaTTTAAACCATTGGTCTTCTATTATATATAGGGAATTcacatcaaataatataaattaagctTACaagaaatttcaattttttcaagATTTTCTACAATGGTAATTTCTCTCAGTAATGTTCTATAAACCTCTTGTTACATACTATATTAATgcctaaattaattattaccaTTTAAAACATTGGTCTTCTATTATATAGGGAATTcacatcaaatattaattaagctTACAAACAATTTCATTTGTTTCTAGATTTTCTACAATGGTAATTTCTCTCAGGTTCTTTTTGTGTAGTTAAATATTTGAGATTGatgaatttatttgattgtAGGAGCAAAAATCGAGTAATTTGTTGGTTGGGTTGATTTACCTATGCATGCTGATGAAATTGACGATGAGTGAGACTGTGTTGAATGTAATGAACTACGGTGCAGTTGGAAATGGAAAAATAGACGATTCTCAAGTATTTTCATTCATCTATACTTTGTTAAAATGCcatttatacttataaattaaaattctaatatcGATCCATCAACTCAATCTTTGCATTTACCCTAGATTTGAATGGACTCACCATTGAAAAATAGTTTGATGATCAAATTGAATCAATATTAAAGTAGAAGGATTTGTTTGTAATTAATACTCGCAGGCATTTCTTAGAGCCTGGAAAGCTGCTTGCCAAACTACTCATGTTCCAAGAGTGTTCATCCCAAACAGAACTTTTCTGTTAAAGCCCCTCACCTTTTCCGGTCCTTGCAAATCTTCCCTCATCTATTTTCaggtatatattttatactaaagAAATAAGTCCTCTCATTTACTAATGTTTCTAAGTTTTGATATAAAAGTGTGGTTTCTTGATACAAATTTAAAGATAATGGGGAAAATTGTGGCTCCAAATTCGAAAAATGCTTGGAGGGGTCGGCCCACGAATACATGGGTGGGCTTCTTCGGAATTAACGGGCTTTCTCTATTCGGGTCGGGGCAGTTCGACGGCCAGGGATCGATTTGGTGGAGCAATCCTTGCATGACTAATTCAGCACAAAATGTGAGAGCCtctatcaattttaaatatttttaatgctAAAATTTAGATTAATCATTAATATTGAATCTAgactttaaatatttattctttaaaataattttcttggttcgaattcaaataatgaaatgttagattatttttgtaaaaagtcttaaaatttattaatatatataaggaaattACTTTTTTTGAAAGGAAATAGAAGaagtttttgtattttaattatggGATAACTTGaagattttgaattatttgaaaaagttattcaaatataagatttctaaactatatttttttattttcttattttcagtCTGCAAAGTGCAAGGCTCCAGCTGTAAGTTAACTTCTAATCATCGTTGAACTAAAAATTGAGGTTtcttctattaatattttttttatccttgTTGATCACTAGGTGGTAACATTTAAGAGATGTAACAATCTTGAAATAAGTGGTCTAACTTATATCAATCCCATGAATAATCATATTCAACTAACAACTTGTAAAAACGTAACGATTTCTAACATTCGGATAAATGCACCTGAAACAAGTCCTAACACTGATGGCATTGATATTGCAAGCTCCACTTGGGTTAAGATTCACAATTCAGTTATAACCACAGGttagttagttaattaattaattacaattttttcttttttgctCCTCATTAGATTGATTATGGATTTCCTTTGACTTTATTCTGTAACAAGGCGATGATTGTATTGCTGTAAGTGGAGGCTCATCGAATATAGACATTAGAGGCATCTTTTGTGGTCCAGGCCATGGCATTAGGTTTGTAATTCttg includes:
- the LOC124943377 gene encoding probable polygalacturonase At3g15720 → MSETVLNVMNYGAVGNGKIDDSQAFLRAWKAACQTTHVPRVFIPNRTFLLKPLTFSGPCKSSLIYFQIMGKIVAPNSKNAWRGRPTNTWVGFFGINGLSLFGSGQFDGQGSIWWSNPCMTNSAQNSAKCKAPAVVTFKRCNNLEISGLTYINPMNNHIQLTTCKNVTISNIRINAPETSPNTDGIDIASSTWVKIHNSVITTGDDCIAVSGGSSNIDIRGIFCGPGHGISVGALGHGGYDVVENVKVYNCTFKGTLTGVRIKTWQTSAVKVSDVSYTSIVGTSAMDTVINLSCSKSVGCTNIVLDHVDISLAKKGRKAIATCINAHGKATNTKPAIKCLLP